Proteins co-encoded in one uncultured Draconibacterium sp. genomic window:
- the uxaC gene encoding glucuronate isomerase → MKQFMDKDFLLQTDVAKELYHNHAAKMPIFDYHCHINPQEIAEDKEYDNITQIWLYGDHYKWRGMRTNGVAEKYCTGNASDWEKFEKWAETVPHTLRNPLFHWTHLELKKFFGIDKVLSPATAKEVWEECNAKLQTPEYSCRGIIKKANVHTICTTDDPVDSLEYHRAIKADGFETNVLPAWRPDKAMAVENAASYNDYLSQLEEAANMNIKSFGDLMDALDDRHEFFHQNGCRLSDHGVETVLAEDYTEAEIEKIFGKVRKGGTLTKEEVVKFQSCMLYEFGIMDHSRGWTQQFHIGALRNNNTRLFNKLGPDTGFDSIGDFDIARPLSRLLDRLDMENKLSKTILYNLNPRDNELMATMIGNFQDGSVPGKMQYGSGWWFLDQKDGMEKQMQALSNLGLLSRFVGMLTDSRSYLSYTRHEYFRRTLCNLLGNDVENGEIPYDMELLGSMVENICFNNAKAYFNF, encoded by the coding sequence ATGAAACAATTTATGGACAAAGATTTCCTTCTGCAAACAGATGTTGCAAAGGAACTATATCACAATCATGCGGCTAAAATGCCGATCTTCGATTACCACTGTCATATTAATCCGCAGGAGATTGCTGAGGATAAAGAGTATGATAATATCACGCAGATTTGGTTGTACGGCGACCACTATAAGTGGCGCGGAATGCGTACCAACGGTGTTGCCGAAAAGTACTGTACCGGAAATGCCAGCGACTGGGAAAAATTTGAAAAGTGGGCAGAAACAGTGCCACATACTTTACGCAACCCGCTGTTTCACTGGACACATTTGGAATTGAAAAAATTCTTTGGAATCGATAAAGTTTTAAGTCCGGCCACTGCCAAAGAGGTTTGGGAAGAATGTAATGCCAAATTGCAAACACCCGAATATTCATGTCGTGGAATCATCAAAAAGGCCAACGTTCATACCATTTGCACAACCGACGATCCGGTGGATTCACTGGAATATCATCGAGCCATAAAAGCTGACGGTTTTGAAACAAATGTATTACCCGCCTGGCGCCCCGATAAAGCAATGGCAGTAGAAAATGCAGCATCATATAATGATTATCTGAGCCAGCTTGAAGAAGCGGCAAATATGAATATAAAGAGCTTTGGCGATTTAATGGATGCACTGGACGATCGTCATGAGTTTTTCCATCAGAACGGCTGTCGTTTAAGCGATCATGGTGTTGAAACCGTTTTGGCAGAAGATTATACTGAAGCAGAAATTGAAAAGATATTTGGTAAAGTTCGCAAAGGAGGTACCCTTACAAAAGAAGAGGTGGTGAAATTCCAGTCGTGTATGTTATACGAATTTGGAATTATGGATCACTCTCGCGGATGGACACAGCAATTCCATATTGGTGCATTACGTAATAATAATACGCGCTTGTTCAACAAACTTGGTCCTGATACAGGCTTTGATTCGATTGGCGATTTTGATATTGCACGACCACTTTCGAGATTGTTGGATCGACTGGATATGGAAAATAAACTGTCGAAAACGATTTTATACAACCTGAATCCTCGCGACAACGAACTGATGGCAACGATGATCGGAAATTTCCAGGATGGTTCTGTTCCCGGAAAAATGCAGTACGGTTCCGGCTGGTGGTTCCTCGATCAGAAAGACGGCATGGAAAAACAAATGCAGGCCTTATCGAATCTTGGCTTATTAAGTCGTTTTGTGGGAATGTTAACGGATTCACGCAGTTACCTGTCGTATACGCGTCACGAATATTTCCGCCGTACTTTATGTAATTTGTTAGGTAACGATGTTGAAAACGGCGAAATTCCTTACGATATGGAGCTGTTGGGAAGCATGGTTGAAAATATCTGTTTCAATAACGCAAAAGCTTATTTTAATTTTTAG
- a CDS encoding magnesium-dependent phosphatase-1 — protein sequence MKLFVFDLDFTLWDAGGTWCDATNPPYYWSDGALLDQSNNEIELYPDVIPVLEKLKMKNRKIAAASRTFEPGWAQDLLHLFDIDKYFDLKEIYPSSKIQHFSKIKKHFGFEYSDMVFFDDESRNINEVRKLGVESVFIEEGIRKEDVYRYL from the coding sequence ATGAAGTTATTCGTTTTTGATTTAGACTTTACGCTTTGGGATGCGGGTGGAACCTGGTGCGATGCCACAAATCCGCCTTATTACTGGAGCGACGGAGCCTTGCTCGATCAGTCGAACAATGAAATAGAATTGTATCCTGATGTGATTCCTGTATTGGAGAAATTAAAAATGAAGAACCGAAAAATCGCCGCAGCGTCACGGACTTTCGAGCCGGGCTGGGCGCAAGATCTGCTTCACTTATTTGATATCGACAAGTATTTCGATCTGAAAGAAATCTACCCAAGCAGTAAAATCCAACATTTCTCAAAAATCAAAAAGCATTTTGGCTTTGAATACTCTGATATGGTATTCTTCGACGACGAAAGCCGTAACATAAACGAAGTGAGGAAATTGGGTGTTGAATCAGTATTTATTGAAGAAGGGATCAGAAAAGAAGATGTTTATCGGTATTTATAA
- a CDS encoding TRAP transporter small permease, with amino-acid sequence MTIREKIDKIIEIILVSIMSILVLDVLWQVFSRYVLSAPSSFTDELAGFLLIWVGMLGAAYVAGKNEHLAIDLMLQKMKGAKKRRLQIIINSLVGLFALFVMVVGGSWLVYTRFYLQVKSAALALPLGYVYLIVPLSGLLIIYYAIDNSLNQNIEE; translated from the coding sequence ATGACTATCAGAGAAAAAATAGATAAAATAATCGAGATCATATTGGTTTCGATTATGAGCATATTGGTACTCGATGTGCTTTGGCAGGTATTTAGCCGCTATGTTTTGTCCGCACCAAGCTCGTTCACCGATGAGCTGGCCGGCTTTCTTTTAATTTGGGTAGGTATGTTGGGGGCCGCTTATGTGGCCGGTAAAAACGAACACCTCGCCATCGACCTGATGTTGCAAAAAATGAAAGGTGCAAAAAAACGCCGTCTGCAAATTATTATTAATTCGCTGGTTGGCCTTTTTGCCTTGTTTGTAATGGTTGTTGGCGGCTCGTGGCTCGTTTACACCCGTTTCTACCTACAGGTAAAATCGGCGGCTCTGGCGTTGCCACTAGGCTACGTTTATCTTATCGTTCCGCTAAGCGGATTGCTTATAATTTATTATGCTATTGATAATTCACTGAACCAAAATATTGAAGAGTAA
- a CDS encoding sugar kinase, with amino-acid sequence MAKLEIKSKSECTYDCISLGEVMLRLDPGEGRIRTTRQFRAWEGGGEYNVSRGLRRCFGKKTAIITALADNEVGALIEDFMLQGGLDTQFVKWVDYDGCGRTVRNGLNFTERGFGIRGAKGVSDRGNTAASQLKPGDIDWEHIFGTLGVRWMHTGGIFAALSETAAETVIEAVKIAKKYGTIVSYDLNYRPSLWKAIGGEEKAQEVNREIAKYVDVMIGNEEDFTACLGLEVAGNEENLKELDLAGYKSMIENAVAEFPNFKVIATTLRTVKTATVNSWGAICYADGVIHEAQHREDLEIMDRVGGGDSFASGLIYGFLEFNDGAKAVEYGAAHGALAMTTPGDTTMATLSEVEKIMGGGSARVDR; translated from the coding sequence ATGGCAAAATTGGAGATTAAATCAAAATCCGAATGTACATACGACTGTATCTCGCTGGGCGAAGTAATGTTAAGACTTGATCCGGGTGAGGGCAGAATAAGAACCACACGTCAGTTCCGCGCCTGGGAAGGCGGTGGTGAATACAACGTTTCCCGCGGTCTGAGGAGATGTTTTGGAAAGAAAACAGCGATTATAACGGCATTGGCCGACAACGAAGTTGGTGCCCTGATTGAAGATTTTATGCTTCAGGGCGGACTGGATACACAATTTGTAAAATGGGTAGATTATGATGGTTGTGGTCGTACCGTTCGTAACGGATTAAATTTCACAGAAAGAGGATTTGGAATTCGCGGAGCAAAAGGTGTTTCCGATCGTGGAAATACGGCAGCATCGCAATTAAAACCCGGCGATATCGACTGGGAACATATATTCGGAACACTTGGCGTACGTTGGATGCATACCGGTGGTATTTTTGCAGCATTATCGGAAACCGCAGCAGAAACGGTTATTGAAGCCGTAAAAATTGCCAAGAAATATGGTACCATTGTTTCTTACGATTTGAATTACCGTCCATCGCTTTGGAAAGCAATTGGTGGCGAAGAAAAAGCGCAGGAAGTAAACCGTGAGATTGCAAAATATGTGGATGTAATGATCGGTAACGAAGAAGATTTTACAGCTTGTTTAGGACTTGAAGTGGCCGGTAACGAAGAGAATCTGAAAGAACTGGATTTGGCAGGTTACAAAAGCATGATTGAAAATGCGGTTGCCGAATTTCCAAATTTCAAAGTGATTGCTACAACATTACGTACAGTAAAAACAGCAACAGTAAATTCATGGGGAGCAATTTGTTATGCTGATGGTGTAATTCATGAAGCGCAACACCGCGAAGATCTTGAAATTATGGATCGTGTAGGCGGTGGCGACAGCTTTGCATCCGGTTTAATTTATGGTTTCCTGGAATTTAATGACGGCGCAAAAGCAGTAGAATATGGTGCTGCGCACGGAGCATTGGCAATGACGACTCCGGGTGATACCACCATGGCAACATTGTCAGAGGTAGAAAAAATAATGGGCGGCGGAAGCGCGCGTGTTGACCGCTAA
- a CDS encoding M14 family metallopeptidase gives MVKKLHFLCFLGVLIFMSSGIKAQTYSGFDNYHSNGEIQQLLNEFSSGNAKLHTIAKSPGGEPITVLEIGANLSDVPAIFVGANFEGNVPMATEGALYLAKMLKDSTAYTKNVKWYIMPQPNPDAAAVYFSDLKTGQATNLFEINNDADDQTGEDGPDDLNGDGMITQMRIKSIDGNYIVSDKDARLMKKADKQKGERGKYKVLTEGIDNDNDGKYNEDATGGINVGISFPHLFPYENKDAGLFAGQTPEVYGIMRFIFDRPEIAMVYALGTSNFCLVPPKGGRKGDANLERIKIPRRYASMLNADASKTYTMDEAIELFKTVVPEGTDVTSALVASYLSLGPALNPLEDDLVFYKKYAEDYKKYLKAKDFSTETLDPTPAKNGSFELWAYYHLGVPSFSMQLFSVPKVKEEAKKEDDKEASEDKKKKAEKTDKKDELGEKDKALLAYSDDELDGAGFVAWTKVDHPDFEDVEVGGYVPYLETTPKADKIASLSATQLPWLLKLSKELPELAFADKKITDLGGGIYKLEIYVANNGELPYPIAMGQRNGQPAPVILTLDGDVELLEGKLRTPLGAIGANQVKKYTWLLKASKNKSITAGIESTVFTDVVEQIKIGG, from the coding sequence ATGGTCAAAAAACTACATTTCTTGTGCTTTCTTGGAGTGCTTATTTTTATGAGCTCCGGAATTAAAGCACAAACCTACTCCGGTTTTGATAATTATCATTCCAACGGGGAGATTCAACAGTTATTAAATGAATTTTCTTCGGGAAATGCCAAACTGCACACCATTGCCAAAAGTCCGGGAGGAGAACCAATTACCGTATTGGAAATTGGTGCAAACCTTAGCGATGTACCGGCAATTTTTGTAGGTGCTAATTTCGAGGGAAATGTTCCAATGGCAACAGAAGGTGCGCTGTACCTGGCTAAAATGCTAAAGGATTCAACAGCTTATACCAAAAATGTAAAATGGTACATCATGCCGCAACCCAACCCGGATGCAGCTGCCGTTTATTTTTCAGATTTGAAAACCGGTCAGGCCACCAACCTTTTTGAAATAAACAACGATGCAGATGATCAAACGGGTGAAGATGGACCAGACGACCTGAATGGCGATGGAATGATTACCCAAATGAGGATCAAAAGCATTGATGGAAATTATATCGTTTCGGATAAAGATGCACGGCTAATGAAAAAAGCCGATAAACAAAAAGGCGAACGCGGCAAATATAAAGTACTGACAGAAGGAATTGACAACGATAACGACGGAAAATACAATGAAGATGCAACCGGCGGAATAAATGTTGGTATTTCTTTTCCTCACCTTTTCCCATACGAAAACAAGGATGCCGGTTTATTCGCCGGACAAACGCCGGAAGTTTATGGAATTATGCGTTTCATTTTCGATCGTCCTGAAATAGCTATGGTTTATGCGCTGGGTACTTCAAACTTCTGCCTGGTTCCACCCAAAGGAGGTCGCAAAGGCGACGCTAACCTTGAACGTATAAAAATACCTCGTCGTTATGCCAGCATGCTTAATGCCGATGCCAGCAAAACATACACTATGGACGAGGCAATTGAGTTGTTTAAGACTGTTGTTCCGGAAGGAACGGATGTTACTTCGGCACTTGTTGCCAGCTATCTGAGCCTGGGCCCGGCGCTGAATCCGTTGGAAGACGACCTGGTTTTCTATAAAAAATATGCGGAGGATTATAAAAAGTACTTGAAAGCAAAAGATTTCAGCACTGAAACGCTCGATCCAACTCCGGCTAAAAACGGTTCGTTTGAATTGTGGGCTTATTACCACCTCGGCGTTCCTTCGTTTAGTATGCAACTATTTTCGGTTCCAAAAGTAAAAGAAGAGGCGAAAAAAGAGGATGACAAAGAAGCATCTGAAGACAAGAAAAAGAAAGCAGAGAAGACGGATAAAAAAGATGAGTTGGGCGAAAAAGACAAAGCTTTACTGGCGTATTCGGATGACGAACTGGACGGAGCCGGTTTTGTAGCATGGACAAAAGTAGATCATCCTGATTTTGAGGATGTTGAAGTTGGAGGTTATGTTCCTTATCTGGAAACAACACCAAAAGCAGATAAAATTGCATCATTGTCGGCAACACAATTGCCATGGTTGCTCAAATTGTCAAAAGAACTTCCTGAGTTAGCCTTCGCCGACAAAAAGATTACCGATCTGGGTGGAGGCATCTACAAACTGGAAATATATGTTGCCAACAACGGCGAACTTCCCTACCCGATTGCAATGGGTCAGCGAAACGGTCAACCGGCTCCTGTAATTCTTACACTCGATGGCGATGTAGAACTACTGGAAGGAAAGCTGCGCACACCGCTTGGAGCAATTGGCGCAAACCAGGTGAAAAAATATACCTGGCTACTAAAAGCAAGCAAAAACAAAAGTATTACTGCCGGAATTGAGTCGACAGTTTTTACCGATGTAGTTGAACAAATTAAAATTGGAGGTTAA
- a CDS encoding M14 family metallopeptidase, giving the protein MIRKIFSLLAIFSLAVSVFAANEPKIEVPLRFDRYYDYDDVVKALEVLHEAYPELTKLESIGESEEGLKIYALTINNKKTGAEHDKPGVWVDGNIHGNEIQAGEVCLYYANMLLTKYGENEQVTKAVDSNVHYIIPVVNVDGRNHFFKDAHTPSSSRSIRIPKDDDGDGLFDEDAPDDLDGDGSICQMRIKDPNGNYKPDPEDPRIMVRVKPGEKGEYTILGSEGIDNDGDGRFNEDAEGYLDPNRNFGYHWQPPYVQRGAGNFPFSGIGIKAVDEFAAKHPNIIVNFSFHNSGGMWLRVPADNTTVLPASDITAYDVIGKEAIKITPGYVYMSSFELYPTFGDSDGQMFFVHGSYTFVGELFMREQETYKEKSDKPATSTDRTERNREQLKFNDNVTQGELYKDWHPYNHPVYGEIEIGGWVKMSSRLPHPFMLPDLVHRNASVVLLAANETPKVEMEVFDVKEMDNNLKRIRVRLTNKNGLSTMTAQAVKDKLYTIDHLKVSGAKVIAGGKINDYRLDQVKYKDHKPEVQFFALPGHDSAEYEFIVQGKGEIKLEYISQKAGNTSTTVKL; this is encoded by the coding sequence ATGATACGCAAGATATTTTCATTATTAGCAATATTTTCATTGGCTGTTTCGGTATTTGCCGCCAACGAACCAAAAATTGAAGTACCACTCCGTTTCGACCGTTATTACGATTACGATGATGTGGTAAAAGCATTGGAAGTGCTTCACGAAGCCTACCCTGAACTGACTAAACTGGAATCGATCGGAGAAAGCGAAGAAGGACTTAAGATTTATGCACTCACCATAAACAATAAAAAAACCGGTGCCGAACACGACAAACCAGGTGTTTGGGTTGATGGAAACATTCACGGTAACGAAATTCAGGCCGGCGAAGTGTGCCTGTATTATGCCAATATGTTGCTAACCAAATATGGCGAAAACGAGCAGGTTACCAAAGCTGTCGACAGCAATGTCCACTATATAATTCCAGTGGTGAATGTTGATGGCCGTAACCACTTTTTTAAAGATGCACATACACCAAGCTCAAGCCGAAGCATTCGCATTCCGAAAGATGATGACGGCGACGGTTTATTCGATGAAGATGCCCCGGATGATCTGGATGGCGACGGCAGCATTTGCCAGATGCGTATAAAAGACCCGAATGGGAATTATAAACCCGATCCTGAAGATCCACGTATTATGGTTCGTGTAAAACCTGGTGAAAAAGGGGAATACACCATTCTTGGCTCGGAAGGAATTGATAATGATGGCGATGGAAGATTTAACGAAGATGCAGAAGGTTATCTGGACCCGAACCGTAACTTTGGTTATCATTGGCAACCTCCGTATGTTCAGCGTGGTGCCGGAAATTTCCCGTTCTCAGGAATTGGAATAAAAGCTGTTGATGAGTTTGCAGCAAAACATCCCAATATCATCGTTAACTTTTCATTCCATAACTCAGGCGGTATGTGGCTGCGTGTCCCCGCTGACAATACAACAGTACTTCCGGCATCGGATATTACTGCTTATGATGTAATTGGAAAAGAAGCCATAAAAATCACTCCTGGATATGTTTACATGTCATCGTTTGAGCTCTACCCGACTTTTGGTGATTCTGATGGTCAGATGTTCTTCGTACATGGTTCGTATACTTTTGTTGGCGAGTTGTTTATGCGCGAGCAGGAAACCTATAAAGAAAAAAGCGATAAACCTGCTACAAGTACTGACCGAACCGAACGCAATCGTGAACAGTTAAAGTTTAACGACAATGTAACGCAAGGCGAATTGTACAAAGACTGGCACCCTTACAACCACCCCGTTTACGGAGAAATTGAAATTGGAGGTTGGGTGAAAATGAGTTCTCGATTGCCTCATCCGTTTATGTTGCCCGATTTGGTTCACCGCAATGCATCGGTTGTTTTGCTGGCAGCCAACGAAACGCCAAAAGTTGAAATGGAGGTTTTTGACGTTAAAGAAATGGATAATAACCTGAAAAGAATTCGGGTTCGGCTAACTAACAAAAATGGCTTATCCACCATGACCGCGCAAGCCGTAAAAGATAAATTGTATACCATCGATCACCTGAAAGTTTCGGGTGCTAAAGTTATTGCCGGTGGAAAAATAAACGATTATCGTCTTGATCAGGTTAAGTATAAAGACCACAAACCAGAGGTTCAGTTCTTTGCACTTCCCGGACATGATTCTGCCGAGTATGAATTTATTGTGCAAGGTAAAGGAGAAATAAAACTGGAATACATTTCGCAAAAGGCAGGAAATACAAGTACAACCGTAAAATTGTAA
- a CDS encoding TRAP transporter large permease produces the protein MEFLGVIVLVVSFIILLVIGVPIAISIGISGILTMLVTIMPLPAATTFAQRMATGLDSFALLAIPFFILAGNIMNKGGIAIRLINFARVLVGRWPAGLAFVNVFANMLFGAISGSAAASASAIGSIMMPEMNKEGYDKNFSAAVNITSATTGLSIPPSNILIVYSLASGGVSITALFLAGYAPGILTGLAIMAVAMGMFSYKHFGFKGMVRNLGKFFAVIASLALVVVGLIKVNSAFSAGVATAIYGGIGALFLGGIGYYGSKHKKGALNALKTFWRAFPSLMMLVIVIGGIVAGFFTATEASAVAVLYALVLAFIYRELTLKDLPDVILRSVKTTAFVLLLVATCIGLSWIMAYENIPQNVSEALLALSDNKFVILLIINMILLFVGVFMDMTPAVLIFTPIFLPIVTNLGLEPVHFGIIMVLNLSVGLGTPPVGSLLFIGCSVSQVKIETVIKPLIPMFIAMIVCLLLVTYIPEISMWLPKSLGF, from the coding sequence ATGGAATTTTTAGGAGTAATTGTACTTGTAGTAAGCTTTATAATTTTACTTGTAATTGGAGTTCCCATTGCAATCAGTATCGGGATTTCAGGGATATTAACCATGCTGGTAACCATTATGCCACTGCCTGCAGCAACTACGTTTGCACAGCGAATGGCAACCGGGCTGGATAGTTTCGCACTGTTGGCTATTCCGTTTTTTATACTGGCGGGGAATATTATGAACAAGGGCGGGATAGCTATCCGGCTCATTAATTTTGCACGTGTTTTGGTTGGGCGCTGGCCTGCCGGACTGGCGTTTGTAAATGTTTTTGCGAACATGCTTTTTGGAGCCATTTCCGGATCGGCTGCTGCATCGGCATCTGCAATTGGCAGTATTATGATGCCTGAAATGAACAAAGAAGGTTACGACAAAAACTTTAGTGCCGCGGTAAATATCACTTCGGCAACTACAGGTTTGTCTATTCCGCCAAGTAATATCCTCATTGTATATTCGCTGGCCAGTGGTGGTGTTTCCATTACCGCACTTTTCCTTGCAGGCTACGCACCGGGTATTTTAACCGGATTGGCAATTATGGCCGTGGCAATGGGAATGTTTTCGTACAAACATTTCGGATTTAAAGGAATGGTACGCAACCTCGGTAAATTCTTTGCTGTTATTGCATCACTGGCTTTGGTTGTTGTTGGTTTGATAAAAGTAAACAGTGCATTCTCAGCAGGAGTTGCAACAGCGATTTATGGTGGTATCGGTGCTTTGTTTTTGGGTGGAATTGGCTATTACGGCAGCAAACACAAAAAAGGTGCATTAAACGCCTTAAAAACATTTTGGCGCGCTTTCCCGAGTTTAATGATGTTAGTGATTGTTATTGGTGGTATTGTGGCCGGTTTCTTTACTGCAACAGAAGCATCGGCAGTGGCCGTTTTATATGCGTTGGTGCTGGCATTTATTTATCGTGAATTGACATTGAAAGATCTTCCTGATGTGATTTTACGTTCGGTAAAAACCACCGCATTTGTATTGTTACTTGTGGCAACCTGTATCGGACTTTCGTGGATTATGGCCTATGAAAATATTCCGCAAAACGTAAGTGAAGCTTTATTGGCATTAAGCGATAATAAATTTGTAATCCTGTTGATCATCAATATGATACTGCTGTTTGTTGGCGTGTTCATGGACATGACTCCGGCAGTACTGATTTTTACTCCGATATTCTTACCAATCGTTACCAATTTAGGTTTGGAACCGGTTCACTTCGGAATTATTATGGTACTGAACCTGAGTGTAGGTTTGGGAACACCGCCCGTTGGATCCCTCTTGTTCATTGGTTGTAGTGTAAGTCAGGTAAAGATTGAAACGGTGATAAAACCACTTATTCCGATGTTTATAGCAATGATTGTTTGTTTGTTGCTGGTAACTTATATTCCGGAAATTTCGATGTGGCTACCAAAATCACTTGGATTCTAA
- a CDS encoding TRAP transporter substrate-binding protein, with product MRTKIFKAFSLVFVVIFLLGCTETKQHKVLKLAHGLDPTHPVHKGMEFMAERLAEKSGGKLTIDIYPSGQLGSEQQCVELLQIGSLAITKVSAAVMESFTPKFKALGLPYVFRSKEHSFKVFDGEIGKELLLGTEEYWIRGLCFYDAGFRSFYTIDKPINTPDDLKGLKIRVMKSQSAMEMVRALGGSPTPISWGELYTALQSGVVDGAENNEPSLYTSHHYEVCKQYSLDEHTCVPDVLIISTKVWNTLTEQEQKWLQEAADESVPVERKYWAESVEESLRIVQENGVKINYPDKELFAKKVAPLLDKYRQDEVLGDILRRIEAVK from the coding sequence ATGAGAACTAAAATCTTTAAAGCTTTTTCTTTGGTTTTTGTGGTGATATTTCTTTTGGGATGCACCGAAACCAAACAACATAAAGTCTTAAAACTGGCTCACGGTCTCGACCCAACTCACCCGGTACACAAGGGAATGGAGTTTATGGCCGAGCGTTTGGCAGAAAAATCAGGCGGAAAACTGACTATTGATATTTATCCCAGCGGACAGTTGGGTTCCGAGCAACAGTGTGTCGAATTATTGCAGATCGGAAGCCTGGCAATTACCAAAGTTTCGGCAGCGGTAATGGAAAGTTTTACCCCAAAATTCAAAGCACTGGGTCTGCCTTATGTATTTCGCTCGAAAGAACATTCATTTAAAGTTTTTGATGGAGAAATTGGCAAAGAATTGTTGTTGGGTACTGAAGAATACTGGATTCGCGGACTGTGTTTTTACGATGCCGGTTTCCGTAGTTTTTATACCATCGACAAGCCTATTAACACTCCTGACGACTTGAAAGGCTTGAAAATCAGGGTGATGAAAAGTCAGTCTGCCATGGAAATGGTGCGTGCTTTGGGTGGTTCTCCAACTCCTATTTCGTGGGGCGAATTATATACCGCACTGCAAAGTGGAGTGGTTGACGGCGCCGAAAACAACGAGCCAAGTCTATATACTTCGCACCATTACGAGGTTTGTAAACAGTACTCATTAGATGAACATACCTGTGTGCCCGATGTGCTGATCATCAGTACAAAAGTGTGGAATACTTTAACCGAGCAGGAACAAAAATGGCTGCAGGAAGCTGCCGACGAATCGGTTCCTGTTGAACGAAAATATTGGGCAGAATCGGTTGAGGAATCATTACGAATTGTTCAGGAGAATGGTGTTAAAATCAATTATCCTGACAAAGAACTATTCGCAAAGAAAGTCGCCCCGTTATTGGATAAGTACAGACAAGACGAAGTTTTGGGCGATATACTTCGTCGCATCGAAGCCGTGAAATAG
- a CDS encoding bifunctional 4-hydroxy-2-oxoglutarate aldolase/2-dehydro-3-deoxy-phosphogluconate aldolase, giving the protein MARFSRIEVALKMKETGMVPVFYHQDVEVCKAVVKACYDGGVRLFEFTNRGDFATLVFAELNKWAIKECPEMIMGVGSIVDEATAAMYIALGTNFVVAPLIDEATAKVCNKRKIAWSPGCGSVTEIGRAHELGAEVVKIFPGSQVGGPSFVKAVKGPMPYASIMPTGGVSPDEDNLKQWFDAGVTCVGMGSQLFPKEVLAEKNYAYITEKCAGALKIISDLTT; this is encoded by the coding sequence ATGGCAAGATTTTCAAGAATAGAAGTAGCATTAAAAATGAAAGAAACCGGAATGGTGCCGGTGTTCTATCATCAGGATGTAGAAGTTTGTAAGGCGGTGGTAAAAGCCTGTTACGATGGCGGTGTTCGTTTATTCGAATTCACCAACCGCGGCGATTTTGCGACACTTGTTTTTGCTGAATTAAATAAATGGGCCATTAAAGAATGCCCGGAAATGATTATGGGAGTTGGTTCGATAGTTGATGAGGCTACAGCTGCCATGTACATCGCTTTGGGAACCAACTTTGTGGTTGCTCCACTAATCGACGAAGCCACTGCGAAAGTTTGCAACAAGCGAAAAATTGCCTGGAGTCCGGGTTGCGGTTCAGTAACCGAAATTGGCCGCGCACACGAATTAGGTGCCGAGGTGGTTAAAATCTTCCCCGGATCGCAAGTGGGTGGACCAAGCTTTGTAAAAGCCGTAAAAGGGCCGATGCCTTATGCCAGCATAATGCCAACCGGTGGTGTATCTCCTGACGAAGATAACCTAAAACAATGGTTTGACGCCGGTGTAACTTGTGTGGGAATGGGTTCGCAGTTGTTCCCGAAAGAAGTTTTGGCCGAAAAAAATTATGCATATATTACCGAAAAATGTGCCGGGGCACTGAAAATTATAAGTGACCTGACAACATAA